One stretch of Oncorhynchus gorbuscha isolate QuinsamMale2020 ecotype Even-year linkage group LG21, OgorEven_v1.0, whole genome shotgun sequence DNA includes these proteins:
- the sts gene encoding steryl-sulfatase, protein MKSPWIPRCLGLLLLFDVCYALNGDKRPNFVLMMVDDLGIGDLGCYGNTTLRTPNIDMLAQEGVRLTQHIAAAPLCTPSRAAFLTGRYPIRSGMAGLGLLGVYIISAASGGLPSEEVTFAKVAKQLGYETALIGKWHLGLHCERNDDFCHHPSAHGFDHFYGITLTNLRDCQPGQGSIFTNVQAHIPFKTLGVGVATVTLLHARGVVTVRRKLVLSAVALVGAAAAIFGTFVATFPYFNCFLMRNREVVEQPYVSENLTQRMTDEAVDFLERNSALPFLLFFSFIQVHTAMFASPAFQGTSQHGIYGDAVHEVDWSVGQLMQTLDRLNLRENTLVYLTSDQGAHLEEISVRGEVHRGWNGIYKAGKSTNWEGGIRVPGLLRWTGMLPAGKDIDEPTSNMDIFPTVVKLAGGTALGDRVIDGHDLMPLLQGKVERSKHEFLFHYCNAYLNAVRWQPPNSYSIWKLFIFTPDFYPENGTACMHTHACFCTTSYVTYHDPPLLFDLSRDPSETTPLTPDTEPAFHSVLEKILAAVSLHKESITPVQDQLAPGHVLWKPWLQSCCSSLSQLCRCERDGGRHGHRSTAAAEADSPQDQHIIA, encoded by the exons ATGAAGTCCCCATGGATCCCACGCTGTCTAGGTttactgttgttgtttgacgTGTGCTATGCCTTGAATGGTGACAAAAGGCCAAATTTTGTCCTGATGATGGTCGATGACTTGGGGATTGGAGACTTGGGCTGCTATGGGAACACAACCTTGCG GACCCCCAACATCGACATGCTGGCTCAGGAGGGGGTGAGGCTGACGCAGCACATCGCTGCGGCCCCCCTCTGTACGCCCAGCAGGGCAGCCTTCCTGACGGGCAGATACCCGATACGATCTG GTATGGCCGGCCTTGGACTGTTAGGGGTTTATATCATCTCTGCTGCATCTGGCGGTCTTCCCAGTGAAGAAGTCACCTTTGCCAAGGTGGCCAAACAACTGGGCTACGAGACTGCTCTCATAG GAAAATGGCACCTTGGTCTTCACTGTGAGAGGAACGACGACTTCTGTCACCACCCCAGTGCTCACGGCTTCGACCACTTCTACGGTATAACCCTGACCAACCTACGTGACTGTCAGCCCGGCCAGGGCTCCATCTTTACCAATGTCCAAGCACACATACCATTCAAG ACCCTGGGAGTGGGTGTGGCTACCGTGACCCTCCTGCATGCGAGGGGTGTGGTCACCGTGCGGAGGAAGTTGGTGCTGAGCGCGGTGGCGTTGGTGGGCGCGGCTGCGGCCATCTTTGGCACATTCGTCGCCACGTTCCCCTACTTCAACTGCTTTCTGATGAGGAACCGGGAAGTGGTGGAGCAGCCGTATGTCTCGGAGAACCTGACCCAGAGAATGACAGATGAAGCAGTGGACTTTTTAGAAAG GAACTCTGCACTACCCTTCCTGTTGTTCTTCTCCTTCATCCAAGTGCACACGGCCATGTTTGCATCGCCAGCCTTCCAGGGGACCAGTCAGCACGGTATCTATGGAGATGCTGTCCACGAAGTAGACTGGAGTGTAG GTCAGCTCATGCAGACTCTGGACCGTTTGAACCTGAGGGAGAACACACTGGTGTACCTGACCTCAGACCAGGGTGCACACCTTGAGGAGATCTCAGTCCGAGGGGAGGTGCACAGAGGCTGGAACGGGATATACAAAG CCGGGAAATCCACCAATTGGGAGGGGGGGATCCGAGTTCCAGGACTGCTCCGTTGGACTGGGATGTTACCTGCAGGGAAAGACATTGATGAACCCACCAGCAACATGGACATCTTCCCTACTGTGGTGAAGCTAGCCGGAGGGACGGCACTGGGGGACAG AGTGATAGACGGTCATGACCTCATGCCCCTGCTGCAGGGGAAAGTTGAGAGATCAAAGCACGAGTTTCTCTTCCATTACTGTAACGCCTACCTCAACGCTGTCAGGTGGCAGCCTCCCAACA GTTATTCAATATGGAAGTTGTTCATTTTCACTCCGGACTTCTACCCCGAGAACGGGACAGCCTGCATGCATACCCATGCCTGTTTCTGCACCACATCCTACGTGACCTACCACGACCCCCCTTTGCTCTTTGACCTCTCCCGCGACCCCTCGGAGACCACACCCCTGACCCCAGACACGGAACCTGCCTTCCACTCGGTCCTGGAGAAGATCCTGGCCGCGGTGTCTCTCCATAAGGAGTCCATCACCCCCGTTCAGGACCAGCTCGCCCCGGGACACGTCCTATGGAAGCCCTGGTTGCAGTCCTGCTGCTCCTCCCTGTCCCAGCTCTGCAGgtgtgagagagatggtgggagacaCGGCCACCGGAGCACTGCGGCGGCAGAGGCAGACTCTCCACAGGACCAGCACATCATTGCTTAA